attcatataatataatacacctaatatttaattacctatctcaatatatcaaaatatgaattataataaaaaaaaattggtaaaatattAACACCAAATTATGGAAATAATGTGTTGGTTCACGGAAGATCACAATTTGCAGAACTCAACTCGTATGCTCTACATTCCAATAAACTAATGTGAAGCAGTAGTTATTGAATCATGGTGCCAATGATTGACCTCTAACCCATTCTACATATAATTCTAACAAGAGTAATAACTGGGATTAATATAACTGATTAGTTAATACTACATCACTGCCTACCTAACTTTTCAATCAAACCTATTAAATCAATATATTATCTAAGTCAAATTCTAATTCCACCAATGACAACTATTTCCTTAGCAGTTTCTATCCATCACCACTGTAATATTTTGTAACACATATGACTAGGCAATTTCCATTTATCCAACATAGTAATTACAGTAAGGCGACCACCTATCTTTGTAAAGAAAAGATTTAGGCGAGGGATTATATTTGAACAAAAcgttctcttctctttttgtgCGCAGCAGTTGACAAAAGAAATATCAAACCCTAATctactttattttaataaatatgggataagtggtataagatattaaataaattatcactttagcccattaattaaattaaatatccaaagttacccctcaactgAATAATCGtaattatcgaatagtccaaaataccccttaaaaatttacggaatcagtcttttatgaataaaaagttatagtactcaaaacgatctaatgggtcgttacaagttattaataatttatttagtaAGGGGTggtttggtagagtgtattaaaataatgctaaatagaatatttcttatgcattgtttggtttagtgtagtaaaaaataacatgcattgcatagaaatatttatttataaaaatatcctcCACATTTATGATGGAAAAAATGCAAAAGGAGTTTTGAGGGGTAATTGAGTCTTTAATCATAATAATGCAAGCATTAAATCCCCTTGCATGACTAATACCTAAAAATTTATGGTATTAGTAATATAAACCTTAATACACAATAGAGTGTGTAACTAATGCAAGCATTATTATACATGCCATGAAAAAGTGTACCAAACAAAAACTACTAATATACCTAATTAATACATGCATTATTTTTGCTAAcacactctaccaaacgacccctaaacATTAATTAGACTTAAGTAGTTTAGAGTTTGAAATCACACGTTGGAAATTAATTAGTTCATTTTGCTAATTAGATTCAAATGTGGTGATATGATAGTTATCTTATTTCAAAGGTTGCCTCACTATTTAGCACACGTATTTTAGGACTGATTTCTCCACTAGGACTCATCCAGCTTAAGTAACTAAAAACATCAAATtgaaataataagattatttGGTGCTATATGTATATTTCTCTTTTGTAATGTCGAAAAACAATTGTTTACTAATCGTATTATTTGTTGAAAGTCTATCAGAAATAATATCTATTCCCTTATAAAGTAGGGATAATATTGTACACACATTATCTTTTCTGTAActctatttataaaatatttcactCAATATGTTATTgtattgaaaaaaaatgaaactacaaataagagaagaaatacttgattaaaaaaatagatacaCAAATACACATAAACGATATTAAGATAAAATATGAACTCTCTTATAAGCTAATTAAACATGTATTATGAATGCTACAACACTCCATATTTAAGGATTAACAGATTTCTTAAGCTAATCAAACATTATGAACCAGATTTGGCATGTTTAACAATtgatcacaaaattaaaaagtttttgttatatatatttaagttaaaatttcaagatttgcaagtcttttcctactttcttaaattcctatcaaaatagaagaaaaagtCTAACCATGCACAAGCAGAGTAGAAAACTAAAAGGATGAGATGAAGTTATTTATAAAAAGAGTTGggcaaaagataaaaataagattatCATCATTATACTTACTCTAGGTGCaagttaaattataaaaatgccCATTAAAAATTAAACGATCATGTTACCCTTCACTTAACTCCTATTTCTAATACTAGTTATGAAAAACCCGTGTTGGGCAGGGATTCAATATTTAttcataacttttaaaaaaaatgatattaattaaatgattttaaatCATTCTATTAAGtgtaaaataaatatgatagtaaatcatttcattttatttttctcgcAAATCTAATGTGAAGAGGTTTATTAGAATGTCcataattaaagtatttttcTTCACCGATAGTTATATTTTTACCcaaaaaagttataaaatttACACAAATTTTAGCGATGTTCAAAACAATAAAGTTacataatttcaaaaaaataatatactaattaaattaaaataaaatccagaacatatttttttagatttttttttaaaaaatacccTTGCTAAAGCAGATACGTCAAGGGTGAGGTGCCTGTTTCAACTTCCCACTCTAAGAGAATTTTGTAACAAAAATTTAATCATACCCTCCAATAAATGATAATATTATAAATGACGTAAATGAAAAGACATGGGTGAGGAGTTTTGTgtagggctgttcacagttttggttaaaatcaaaattaaatcgaaaatttaaccaaatcgaataaaaaaatcgatatttggtttggtttggttttaaatttgaataaccgataatatttggtttgattatggttatagaaaaaaataaccgaaccaaatcgataattgtatacataaaatttataattatttatatgtataatattagtttttcataaataattaaagatattttataccttttaattattaatttaatattaatctacttatttttaaggcccaacaatccaagtccaactctcaagcccaattataaattctaataaacactaaacaacagtccaagtccaacaatccaagtccattagcccaactctcaagcccaattctaaattATCAATTCTAAAccctaaatttctaataagcactaagcacttaagcagcaggcagcaacataaggtaaaagttaaaactttaaaactctAGTAACTGCTTTCCTTTTATATTTCtgttcctctcacgttggtttatcacaaagtcacagactcacagtcatagattaacagtgaaggctcaagagcaacctcaactcctcaaccccaagtataagattgtcaaattttgagaaggtttgtaatttttttttcaaattttaaattgattttaagttattttcttttttgtttcgaatgtttaagttgtttccttttctgtttCGAACCTCTGTAGGCCGTGAGAAAAAAAGAGCTtcgtaagaatttgaagaatgtagagagagaatatttgaattgtctcggctagtcataaaccgaataaccaaaccaaatcgaaTCAAatccgtggttattattttacttggtttggttatggttttagacatttaataactgattaaattgatttggttatgattttaatcaataaccgacccaaaccgaaccatgaacacccctagcaTTAAGTATTTGATTGATATACAAAAGTTTTGTGTATCAATCAAATACTTAATGCAATACTCCCTTCGTTTTATATTAATCGTCCaccttattaaaaatatttatctcaaattatttgtcaatttaaaaaattaaaataaaattaattaaatattcttTCAGATTATTCTtacaattaattcttttttaaaagcTAAACAAATTTGTAAAATTCTAATATAAAGTTATTAGAATTTAGTAAAACTactcttatttatgatttattaattttttaagagGCGTAAAAAAGTAAACAACTCAAATAAAGTTAATGGAGTATTAAATTCAGTAACCAATTCAATACACAAGATATTCATCTACTAAATGCTATTATTAATTACCTATTTATAGTGAAGAAAGTTTGAGAAGAATTGTCTAACCAACAATTTCaagtttttttctatttttgtggCAGTGATGCTTATAATTTATTCACCATAATTTTAAggtactttttattttatttttctctctgaTTTGAACATTTTTATTTGtgtggctatatatatataacttggcaATGAATTTTCAATGGTCTTTCGATCttggtaaaaataaaattttatatattggGGTTGGAGTTTGTCATGAATTTATgcaaaatttagaattttgttAATTGATTTATGAAAGTCTATATGGCTTTCTGATGATTTATTGAAttcttgaaagtttttttttttttgcttcttttctttttgaaatagttactttaattatcattttaattTTACACTTTATTAATGAGAATTTGAAGATTCATTTTtacttaaaaaaatttaatcatttttatcagtgatataatttttcttttcggTGAGCTAAGAACTCCTTTTATTGATTACTGTTTTGGTGCCAATCTAACAATTATATCATTTAATTTAGAGACTTTCTTGGCTCAATTGAACAAAAAATTGTTTTAACACAGGTGTcatcaaataatattatatcaGTTTTACTAAATATCTACACTAAATATCTAATTTTATGGCGAGTCTACGGATTCACGTGACCTATAATTTAGCCTTCAATTTACCCCTAACGATCACATCAAATAAATtgttacttaaaataaaaaagattatcGTTACATAACaatgaattaatattataatacgATATAATACAATAAGTAACAACTGTCTAAACAAGTTGTAAAGgtttttaatttcataattatGTTTCAAATGAGCTGACGGCTGATTGTATAAAAATTCTTTTACATTATTCCGCTTACAcaatagttaaattatagtgaTTAATTACGTTGAGCAATTCTAGGATCTTTATTTGACTTATAATTAGTGTTAGATCTAAAATGATTGTTTATCCATATTTGTAGCATTTTTACCTTATCTTCACCAGTAATTCCTCTTTAATTACCAATGTTTCAGTCATGACTTAATCAATTATTTTCTGTTGTTATCTTTAAATAATTAGTTACGTACTATATAGGTTGTCCCAGAATCTGGGACATTCTCATAATATCTATCCTTAATTATCATCTTATCCATGTTgatcaataattaattatatatcttCTTTTGATCTCCGACATCTGCTCCACAAGTACAAAGAGCCAACATTAATCCTGGTAATTACTTTCTTCTAATAAATTGTGATTACAAtaatcctcttcttttttttttagcaTTATTGAAAGACGCAAATTTTCGTTGTATGTTCTTGTAGGAACGTTGTCAAAAATATGAGATTTTCGATGAAAATTCTGTCTTAAATGTCTCCATCGAGCCAATTTCTTGATGAAGAAAATTCGAGTGTATTGAAAACGTTGGTATTTTTCAAACATGAGAGAATAAAGATcaaaagaaaacaacaatagaaaattttagatcATACAGTCACATTTCTCTGAACAACATTCTTATATAATAAAATCTCTATAACATTTCGCGGAACAGActttttatgttatattttatcgttttataacattttttaaaaatctataaCAACTACAATCATATTTGAGGTGGAATCAAATAACACCATGTTTGAGGTATAAATTTATTCTGAATTAGTTATACCTTTAACTAAACAAAGTCTAGATTTAATTATAAACGTAATTCTAAGTGATTAGGCATCTAAAATTGCCCCCCCTCACATTGATATCTTTTCCTtattcaagaaaaaaagaagaagcacaTCTACATCACTTTGAAAGTTTCATATATGACTTGTCTATAATAATATGAGaatcttaattaattatatgatgCAAAACTTTGTACATTAATATCTTTTCTTAATCTAGAAAAAAACACATCAAATAATTATGTCTCTTCTAAAGTTTCATATGTCATGTTTATATTTGAGGATATTACATGATTTAAATAGAGTTTAAACCAAACAAATATTCAGTCACGTTCCATCCAAATCCAAAGTTTCTTAGACgaaaaattatgatcatgttacaaattcagttatattttcatattctttGGTTCTTTCTTTTTAGGGTGAATGGAATATCATCAAGTAATttattaataagagaaaaatgaTAGAAGTCACTATTTGCAACAAATTTTctcaaatatgaaaatatactgCAATCACAAAATagataaaaagaataattttattcACCAAGATTATGAGTACAAATCTGTTTATCCGTTGATTTTTCTCTCCTTAGATAATTTCTTTGTAATTCGAGGGCCATTAATGGAGTATTTCTCGAATTAGGTTAATTTGATCTCCATCATGATTCAGGACCGTTAATGGCGTATTTCTCgaattaaataagatgatttGAACTTGATCTCCATGAAAGAATTTGTGGATCTTTTTGAAGTAATTGATTATCAAGAACaatttgacatattttgatctctttatgaatagttcatgaattttatgaaattttcgAGATGCCTCTTAAGGGAATATAATACTCTTTATATAGGCATAAACTAGAGTTTTAAAATAAAGTAGTCTCCGTCACAAAATTTCAATGTCTACCGTCAcaataaattaatgaaaaataatttttgtagctaaacaacaaaaatatgttGTTGATCCTATTTAACGACGAATTAGtgattattataaataaaaattgtttgTTATGGACTATTTAATGACAGATGAATTTTGTAgtttattccttttcttttctctctttttttgtagtgaatatttttctttcttcttttgcaGAAATAACCAGTCATAAAAAGTGAGATTAATGAAATATAAGACAGATTACAATAACCCTTTAATCCTTCTATTAAGTATGCATTAAACTCCTCATGCTAATCAAATTGAcgctaacattttttttattattattatttttttttgcagaAATAGCCACTTATAATGAGTTCTTCAAAGTCTTTACATGGAGTGAACTATCCAGAACCACGTAGCTTTGGGACAATTCTTAAAGCAAACCTAAAGGAAACCCTATTCCCTGATGATCCATTCCATGAATTCAAGAATGAGAAATTATCAACTAAAATCCTAAAGggaattcaatattttatacCAATTTGTCAATGGATGCCAAAATACAGTCTTGGGCTATTCAAATTTGATCTTCTTTCTGGAATCACAATTGCTAGTCTTGCAATCCCACAAGGAATTAGCTATGCAAAACTTGCTGAACTTCCACCGATTATCGGACTATGTAAGTTATATACACTGACAATATATACTTGTTGTTCGTTTATTACTACTCCCTCCCTCCCAGAAAAAAATTGTCTTAGTTACTATTTGAACAGCCAAaagcatatattttttttttttagagattTTGTAAATATTTGAATTGTTAACTATTGTAACTTATATTACTTACCTTTTATGTAGATtgtaaatatgtaaattttattttaaaaagattgaCAATTCTATATTTGAATTCACATAGAATATTAGTTAATTTGACCCTCGTATTTTGAATCAAGATAAGTAATATATTGTTCATCATTAGTGTAACTTTAACTCTTTATAGCACGTTACGAATTACTTATTATCGATTACCATCaattttattagataaaaggtatatgaagaagaaaaaaaatagttttttatcCGGTGTCTGATAGAGACTGATAaagaatttgaagtttatggatatttatattgatttcacgttaatatacaataataactagattcattctaaaatatttatagaGTTTTAGTACAAATTAAACCTAGACTTGGACAAAAGTCATTGGGTTCATGTGAACATACTGCTTTAAGGGTAATCCGTCTTTGGTGTCTAGTAATCTCATCAGGCCCCGACTAAATACGTAGTCGAGCAAAAAGTCCCATATTGGGGGGCAGGGAGAACACTCTCTAATAAAGTAGAATCAATGCGCAAAATCGAGACTTCTGATTAAGAAAGTAGTACTTACTACTTATCATTCCATTGTAATCATTTTTGGTAGTATGTGAAATTATTGGGCCATTCCCATCAAATCTTTGAGAAAAGAAGTCCAATCTCGTATTTGATGAACGTCGTGGCGACAAGCTTTATTTCTACGACTGTCTTCACTGCCGTTGAAAGACTTAGCGAAAATAGATTgtgtaaattattttaattagtaacatgataaaaataataactaacatgttataaaaaattactaattaattttttggttATTTATATATGAATTTGTTTTGCAGATTCAAGTTTTGTTCCCCCTCTTATTTACGCAATTTTTGGAAGTTCAAAGCATCTTGCTGTTGGAACAGTGGCAACTTGTTCACTGATTATTGCTGAAGCAATTCAACAAAAGGTTAAGCCTCATGAAAACATGGAATTGTATATTGGTTTGTTCTACACAGCCACCCTTATCTCTGGTTTGCTACAAACAGCTTTGGGGGTACTGAGGTAATTATACACGTACTTCCAAATTATGTTGATCAGACTCTTCGAATATGTCGATGTTTGCGTGTCGAATCAACCAAAATCAATAGAGAATTCAACATGAATGCGACAACTTATTTAAAGAGTCTGAACAATATAGCTTTTTAATCACTTAAATATCATTACGGGTAATTACTCATAATAGGTGGTACTCGTTatatgaagaacaaaaaaaagcaGATAACATGTTATAATAAGTTAAATTACAGTGAGAACTTAAAATTaggactaattttttttatatggttACTGAACTTTATTTATTATGACAAAAAAGTTATgtacattattttttatcacaTTAAAGTAACTGAACTTTATGCATCGTAATGATTTAGTCATTGAAGCATTACCTTTTATATCAGTAAAATTCAATTActttaatatgaaaaaataattttatgaattttctatTATAGTTGGTTGATTAACTGGCACTATCGGAAATTGTGATTGGGTTGATATGATTTATTCACCCTCAATCAGAGATTTTGAGTTTTCAGTAGTGATCAGAAATCTTGATAGAGAATATTTACCCCTCTAATGAGGGCCAATTCAAATTATTTGGATTCCAAAACAAATATCGAATATTAATTAGAAAAACTTTTGACATATATcatttaattaagttttttttttttttttggttcttttAGGCTTGGATTTTTGGTGGATTTTCTATCACATTCAACAATTACTGGATTTATGGGAGGGACAGCATTAATTATTTGCTTACAGCAATTGAAGGGCATGCTTGGCTTGAAGCATTTCACTAGCCACACTGATGTTGTTCATGTTTTACGTGCTGTTTTTGAAAACAGAAAAGAGgttagttaattattttataattttatgaattaaaagTCAGTCTGTGCACGAGTATATAAGTCATGTTATACTGTTGAATAACAAGGCCGGAGGACGATCGCATTTCAAGAGGTATGATTAGTAAGTCGATCCTAATATAAGTATTAATGATTACTTCCATGGTTCGAATTAATGATCTAAAGTGATCattttatgaattaaagatCAGTCTGGTGCATATGGCCTGAGGACGGCCACACTTCAAAAGGTGTGATTAGTCTGTCTATTCAAATGCAATTATTAATAATTGCTTCCATAATTCAAACGCATGACCTACACGTCATAGTGAGACAAATTTTATTGAGTATTTAACTAAATTCTATGTTCGATAGAAATTTTTGCCCGTTATTCCTTTTTGTGTCGGTTATTTAGTAAACGACTCTCTTTTTACTTGCTTTGTAATTTATGAACCTTTTAGATTacagtttaaattattttttttttaagtataTTAAAAATCTTACGAGAAGACTTTACACCACGCTATATAATCTAATATTTTGTTAGTCACAAAGACTATAGCTGCATAACTTTTAAAAATgagaataaaattttaaatgataacCTTAAAaggaggatatttgtgtaaacTATCCCATGTTCAAAATATAAGGAAAAAACTAAAATGGTTTTAAGACAAATTTCATAGACACAaaagaaattctaattttttgttACCAatgtgatttatttattttaatttattttttgctttgatactgacttgatatttttttctttctattttttttgtatatatataaaaacagTGGACATGGCAGTGTGCAGTTGTTGGTGTAATCTTCCTTGCTTTCCTACAATTATCTAGATATGTGGTAAGTTTTTTACgccaaattttaatttatatatactgacagtgtaaaataataatttaaattaacaaaaaattaaattgtgGAATTTGCAGAGAAAGAAGAAACCAAATCTATTTTGGGTTTCAGCCATTGCTCCaataattgttgttgttgttggctgCCTTTTTGCTTATTTATTCAATGCTGAGAAACATGGCATAGCCATTGTGAGTTAAATTCtcccttttttaaaatttatatatatatatatatatatatatatatatatatatatatattaaataatacttCTAATAGAACTTAGAGGTGATAAATGAACgagttaaaattattttttgatgggTGAATATAGGTTAAATCAATAAACAGATATAGGCTCAACGTACCCAAGGTTTTTTTAGGTCAAATTGGGTTGGGTCAATAACGAATCATAATTCAACCGCCCAACATGACCCTACCTTCTTTGTACTTTATTTTTCgtgaaaaaaatgatgaaagttTAGCGTATTTATCTTAAATTATTAGtttaaattaaatgaaatacataatttatttattttactatatgttacaattttaatttattttatttttttaaactcaatGCAGGTAGGAAAGTTGAGTAAAGGAATTAATCCACCCTCCCTCCGTCTTATAAATTTTAGTCCAGAGTATTTACCTGTTGCTTTAAAAGCTGGGATAATTACAGCTATGATTTCACTAGCAGTAAGTACATTTTAATTACTCTCGTAGTTTTTTATTCTTCAATTTCTGTTGTTTCTTATGCTTCGTTAtcgtattattttgttgttgttattgttatttatgTAGTTTTGATCTATTTTCTCTTTCCAAATTGCTCTATAATTAATGTTTTTCTTGAGTCGATGGCCTATCAAAAATAACATCTCTACTCTCATAGTAAGAGTTAGGTCTGCATATACGCTATCGTTCCCAGACTTTACTTGTGAGAATATTACACCGAGTATGTTATTATTGtagcttcaattttttttgtttcaatgTAATATTTTATAGGAAGGAATAGCTATTGGGAGGAGTTTTTCTATCATGGATAATGAACAGATTGATGGCAACAAAGAGATGGTAGCCATTGGACTCATGAATGTTGTTGGCTCTTTGACTTCTTGCTACTTGAGTACAGgtaattactttttttattttataaatcaaataaaatattttaatttaacaagtttacaactttttttttttgcattaatGTATTAATTAACTTCATCTAGTTGCATTTACATAACCCCTTTATTTAACCTGAACTTTACCCTTAAAATAAAAGTCAATTCTTACTAGATTAAGTTGCTCGAATTCTTTAAAATTGGGGAGAGATGCATATCGGATTCTCTAAAAGTATGCAACATCAATTTTAAATtatctatcttatttttttttccttcttgttgATTGCCTTGACAAGCTAGGGCAGATGTATAGTAATGTTTAGGAGTTCGGCCAAGCATAATAATTTTAGCTCAGTTCATGTATATATGTCAATAGATGTACTAAATAcgtttaaatattaaattttgaactcaTGCATTGATATTTTCATTGGATTTAGTTTTGAATGTCTCTTCTATTAAATTGGATCTTACATTTCCTTCTAGCAAAATGCTGAGAGTTAGCATCACAGAGGCGGAGTAAGTACATTTAGTTTATTGATTCTGGACCACTTCTTTTCTGTTTACTGAATTCTGAATAAGATCGTATgtacatattaaataaatattttgaaattaatacAAGGTTTAAGCTTAAAGTTATTGTGTTCTACTGAACCCAAAACAACCACTTATGATTGATTTGTTCTTAGTTAGCAAGTAATTTCTTAACTTTTATACACTGACAACGTAACGTAGACATCTAAGttgttcatatattttttatcagGGCCATTTTCAAAAACAGCAGTGAACCACAATGCTGGATGCAAGAGCCAAATGTCAAATGTAGTAATGTCAATGTGCATGTTGCTAACTCTATTATTTTTGGCTCCACTCTTTGGCTACACACCACTTGTTGCCTTGGCTGCTATCATCATGTCTGCAATGCTTGGCCTAGTTGACTATGAGAAGGCAGTTCACCTCTACAAGACTGACAAATTTGATTTCTTGATTTGTATGGTTGCTTTCCTTGGTGTTGCCTTCATTAGCATGGACATGGGACTCATGATGTCGGTaagcaaaaaaatattattataatagtatCTGATTGATACGATCAAAGTCATTTTCTCAAGtggaatttaaaattttatgataatgGCTAAGTAGAGTCATTTTCTTTACAATTATCTTAACTTTGAATATCATATTATTTGTTCCGACTAACACTTAGACATTCTTATTAATATATAgtacttaaaaatattatttggtattgctaatatttttattaatctttaatatatattttttctgatCAAATATCTTTCCCTCACCCATCAAACatcgaaaaatattttctaggaaTATATATTTCATGATAATGACTTCTGTTTAGTATAAACACGGTAAAAACTTGGGTGCACTGGATATTTATTTTGCAGGTTGGACTTGCCTTGATAAGGGCACTTCTATATGTTGCTAGGCCACCTACTTGCAA
This sequence is a window from Solanum dulcamara chromosome 10, daSolDulc1.2, whole genome shotgun sequence. Protein-coding genes within it:
- the LOC129871111 gene encoding probable sulfate transporter 3.5, producing MSSSKSLHGVNYPEPRSFGTILKANLKETLFPDDPFHEFKNEKLSTKILKGIQYFIPICQWMPKYSLGLFKFDLLSGITIASLAIPQGISYAKLAELPPIIGLYSSFVPPLIYAIFGSSKHLAVGTVATCSLIIAEAIQQKVKPHENMELYIGLFYTATLISGLLQTALGVLRLGFLVDFLSHSTITGFMGGTALIICLQQLKGMLGLKHFTSHTDVVHVLRAVFENRKEWTWQCAVVGVIFLAFLQLSRYVRKKKPNLFWVSAIAPIIVVVVGCLFAYLFNAEKHGIAIVGKLSKGINPPSLRLINFSPEYLPVALKAGIITAMISLAEGIAIGRSFSIMDNEQIDGNKEMVAIGLMNVVGSLTSCYLSTGPFSKTAVNHNAGCKSQMSNVVMSMCMLLTLLFLAPLFGYTPLVALAAIIMSAMLGLVDYEKAVHLYKTDKFDFLICMVAFLGVAFISMDMGLMMSVGLALIRALLYVARPPTCKLGTITTTAFRDIEQYPGSDGTPGILILKLGSPIYFPNSNYVRERILRWVRDEQSLENSRRNEIEYLLLDFGGVTSIDITGVETLFEIRRCLAAKSIKIIVINPRLGVMEKLIVTRFIDVIGKESVFLTIEEAIENCRFSLKSSSQTKREDEEIA